A window of Streptomyces sp. NBC_01241 genomic DNA:
GAGCGCTGAAGCGTCTCGGCCGAGGTCCAGGGGCCGATGCCGGGAATCAGTTCCAGCCGGGCCATGGCCTCGGGGAGTTCCATGGCGGCCGCCTCCTCCAGTCCGCGGGCCACCCGTACCGCGCGCAGGATCGTGGCGGAGCGCTTGGCGTCGACGCCCGCGCGGTGCCATTCCCAGGACGGGATCAGTGACCAGGTGCGGGGGTCCGGCATGACGTGCAGGCCGAGGGCGGTGAACGCGGCATCGTCGGCGGGCCCGGGTGCCGGGGTGCCGTGGGTGCGGACCAGGTGGCGCCAGGCGCGGTATGCCTCGTCCGTGGTGACCTTCTGTTCGAGGATCGACGGGATCAGGGACTCCATGACCAGGCCGGTGCGCAGCAGGCGCAGGCCGGGGCGGCTGTGCCGGGTCAGCGCGATCAGCCGGTGGCGCGGGCGGAAGGCGTCCGGGTCGTCCGTCGCGCCGAGCAGTGTCGGCAGCTGGTCCAGCAGCCAGGGCGCGCCCGGCCCCCAGGCCGCCGCCTCGATCCGGCCGCCCCGGGCCGTGAGCCGGAGGGTGCCGGGGCCCGCGGGCGTGCGGCCGGCCCGCCAGACCGTGCCGTCCCGGGTCATCCGGTAGGTGGGGTCGGCGGGGCCGCGGCGCAGCGGGCCGAGGACCAGGCGCAGGTCGAGCGGGCCGGGCGGGGTCCAGTCGCGGGTCAGCGCGTCCGTCGCCGGAGCCGCCGCCTGGTGCGGGACGCCCGCGCGAGGGGCGCTGCGGGGTGCGAATCGTCCTGCCACGATGAGGTCCTCGGTCGTCGGGGGTGCCTGTCGAGGGTAACGACCTCGCCCACGATTGTCAGCGGCGTCGCGGTGTCCGGGGCCTCCGCCTCCGGCGTTGTCGTCGGTCGCCGACGCTCCGCGTCGACTCCCTCCCCCGCCTTGGATTCGAAGGCCCCAGACACCGCTCCTTCTCCCACTGCCCATCGTGGGCGAGGTGGTAAGCGCAGTGGCGGGTGCCCGGGTGACCGGTTGTTCGTCCTACTCGTCGGACGAGAAGCGCACCGACGCGTCCGGCAGGATCGCCCCGCACCAGACACGGACGCCGGCGCGCAGTTCGTTGTCGGCGCCGACTCGCGCCCCGTCCCCGATGACCGCTCCCTCGATCACCGTACGCCTGCCGATCCTGGCACCGGCTCCGACCAGCGAGTCCGTGATCACGGCGCCCGGTTCGACGACCGCGCCGGCCAGTACCGCGGATCCGTCGATCCGGGCGCCCTCGCCGATCCGGGCGCCCTCGCCGATGACCGTACCGCCGGTGAGTTTGGCGTCGGCGGCCACCGAGGCCGTCGGCAGGACGAGCCGGTCGCCGCACCGGCCGGGGACGGCCGGGGACGGGGCGTGGCCCAGGACCAGGTCGGCGGAGCCGCGCACGAAGGCCTGCGGGGTACCGAGGTCCAGCCAGTACGTGGAGTCGACCATGCCCTGGAGGTGTGCGCCGGAGGCAAGCAGTCCGGGGAAGGTCTCGCGCTCGACGGAGACCGGGCGGCCGGCCGGAATGGTGTCGATGACCGACCGGCGGAAGATGTACGCCCCCGCGTTGATCTGGTCGGTGACGATCTCCTCGGGCGTCTCGGGCTTCTCCAGGAACGCGGTGACCCTGCCGGTGCCGTCCGTCGGCACGAGACCGAAGGCGCGCGGGTCCTCGACCCGGGTGAGATGGAGGGAGACATCCGCTCCGGAAGCGGTGTGCGAGGCGGCCAGCGCCCGGATGTCGAGGCCGGTGAGGATGTCGCCGTTGAAGACGAGCACCGGTTCGTCGGGGCCCGAGGCGAGCCGGGACGCAACGTTGCGTATCGCGCCGCCGGTACCGAGCGGTTCGCGTTCGGTGACGTACTCGATGTGGAGACCGAGCGACGAACCGTCCCCGAAGTACGGTTCGAAGACCTCCGCCAGATACGACGTCGCGAGCACGATGTGCTCGACCCCGGCGGCCCGGGCCCGTGCCAGCTGGTGTGTGAGGAACGGGACGCCCGCTGCCGGAACCATGGGCTTCGGGGTGTGCACCGTGAGCGGGCGCAACCTGGTTCCCTTGCCGCCGACCAGGAGGATCGCTTCTCTTGCCTCTGTCACAGCGCTGACTCTGCTTCCTGATGGGGCCTGGTCCGGTTTCGGCTGGCCAGTGTATGCAGACCGGTTCGGTCGTCCCCGGTCAGCGGCCCTGCAGCTGGGCCGAGGTGGTCCGGGCCGAGCCGAGCTTCTTGTAAAGACGCGTTCCGGGGCATTCGGTTGCGAAACCGTCCCGGTGGCCGGAGATGACGTTGAGTTCGGCCTTCGTCCCCTTCTTGAACTTGTTCCCGCCGCCGGAGACGAGCGTGACCTTGCCCCGCGGGTCGGCTCCGAACAGGCCGAGCTTCCAGGCGGTGAGCTTCGCGACGGCGTTCACCGCTGCGGCGGGCGGGTTGGAGCTCGTGAAGGTGCCGAGCACGGCGATGCCCATGCTGTTGGTGTTGAATCCGAGCGTGTGTGCTCCGAGAACGGGTTTCGTCACGCCTCCTGCCCGCCCTTCGTAGATGTTTCCGCACTTGTCGATGGCGAAGTTGTAGCCGATGTCGCGCCAGCCGCTGCTCTTGACGTGGTAGCGGTAGATGCCGCGCAGGACCGCGGGCGCCTGGGAGCACGTGTAGCTGTTGCCCGTGGCGCTGTGGTGGATGAACGCGGCCTTGACGCTCTTGGTGTACACGAAGGCACGCTCCCGGAGCTTCTCGTCGGCGCCCCAGCCCTTGCGGGTGATGATGCGCGGGCGGGGCCCGATGTACGGCTGGGCGCCGGGCGCGAGTCCGGCCTCCGCCTCGCTGAGGGTCTCGGTCTCCTGCTTGCTCAGGGCGGGGAGCACGCTCGGTTCGTGCGGCGCGGTGCGCCCGTCGTCGGGGATGTCGGCGGTGCCCCAGGCGTCTGCGGTGTCTCCGCTGTCGCCGGCGTTCCCGGTGTCTGCCTCGGCGCCCGCTGCCGGTAGCTGCTGCGGGTCCTTTCCGGGGTCAACGAGTTCGAGGCGCAGGCCGGCGGGCAGCGGTACCGCGGGGGAAGTGCGGTCCTGCGGGTCGGAGGCCTCCGGGCGCACGCGGACGGCGACACCGTCCGATTCACCGACCCAGAGCGGGGCGGTGGAGCCGCGGACGGTGCCGGACTCGCGCTCGGCGGTCCCGGGGTCGGCGGCGTGCTCGGCGTTGTGCGTCTCCAGGTCCTGCCAGTCCGACCAGCGGGTGGTGCCGAGGGCACGGGTACGGACCTGGACGGTGCCGTGGAGCTCGGTGTCGATGTCGTTCCAGACGACGCCGGCCAGGGAGAACGGGCGGACCTCGCGTTCGGGCAGCCCTTGCTCGGCGGCCTCGGTGGTCCGGGTGGGTTCGTCGGTGCCCCGGCCGGGCGCATCCGGCAGGGACGACATCGGCAGGGACTGCGTCGAGCCCGGCACGTCGGAGGGCTCGACGGACTCGGCGGGGGCGGTGGAGGTGTCGGCGCCCGCGGGCACGGCCGACGGAAGTACGAGAACCGCCGCACAGGTGACACCGATCGAGGATGCAATGAAGGCACGCATACGAACGATCCTGTTCATATACTGACAACTCCGGCTACCCGGGTATCTCCGCGCAATTGACGGCCCGTTTGTCCAACCGGTGTACCCCGCGCCCGTCCGCCCCACCCGGTCCGGCGCCGCCGCGTACCCTTGCGCGGATGAACGCCACCGACCGCACCCCCGCCGACCTGCTGCGTTCCGCGCTCGCCACGGACCCGGCCCGCCCCTTGGTCACTTTCTACGACGACGCCACCGGAGAACGCGTCGAACTGTCGGTGGCCACCTTCGCCAATTGGGTGGCCAAGACCGCCAACCTCCTCCAGGGCGACCTCGCCGCGGAACCCGGTGACCGGCTCGCCCTTCTGCTGCCCGCGCACTGGCAGTCCGCGGTGTGGCTGCTCGCCTGCTCCTCGGTCGGCGTGATCGCCGATGTGCAGGGCGACCCGGCCGGCGCCGACCTCGTCGTCAGCGGTCCGGACACGCTGGAGGCCGCGCGCGCCTGCCGCGGCGAGCGGGTCGCGCTGGCGCTGCGCCCGCTCGGCGGCAGGTTCCCGCAGACGCCCGAG
This region includes:
- a CDS encoding peptidoglycan recognition protein family protein, with product MRAFIASSIGVTCAAVLVLPSAVPAGADTSTAPAESVEPSDVPGSTQSLPMSSLPDAPGRGTDEPTRTTEAAEQGLPEREVRPFSLAGVVWNDIDTELHGTVQVRTRALGTTRWSDWQDLETHNAEHAADPGTAERESGTVRGSTAPLWVGESDGVAVRVRPEASDPQDRTSPAVPLPAGLRLELVDPGKDPQQLPAAGAEADTGNAGDSGDTADAWGTADIPDDGRTAPHEPSVLPALSKQETETLSEAEAGLAPGAQPYIGPRPRIITRKGWGADEKLRERAFVYTKSVKAAFIHHSATGNSYTCSQAPAVLRGIYRYHVKSSGWRDIGYNFAIDKCGNIYEGRAGGVTKPVLGAHTLGFNTNSMGIAVLGTFTSSNPPAAAVNAVAKLTAWKLGLFGADPRGKVTLVSGGGNKFKKGTKAELNVISGHRDGFATECPGTRLYKKLGSARTTSAQLQGR
- a CDS encoding nucleotidyltransferase family protein; translation: MTEAREAILLVGGKGTRLRPLTVHTPKPMVPAAGVPFLTHQLARARAAGVEHIVLATSYLAEVFEPYFGDGSSLGLHIEYVTEREPLGTGGAIRNVASRLASGPDEPVLVFNGDILTGLDIRALAASHTASGADVSLHLTRVEDPRAFGLVPTDGTGRVTAFLEKPETPEEIVTDQINAGAYIFRRSVIDTIPAGRPVSVERETFPGLLASGAHLQGMVDSTYWLDLGTPQAFVRGSADLVLGHAPSPAVPGRCGDRLVLPTASVAADAKLTGGTVIGEGARIGEGARIDGSAVLAGAVVEPGAVITDSLVGAGARIGRRTVIEGAVIGDGARVGADNELRAGVRVWCGAILPDASVRFSSDE
- a CDS encoding TIGR03089 family protein, with the translated sequence MNATDRTPADLLRSALATDPARPLVTFYDDATGERVELSVATFANWVAKTANLLQGDLAAEPGDRLALLLPAHWQSAVWLLACSSVGVIADVQGDPAGADLVVSGPDTLEAARACRGERVALALRPLGGRFPQTPEGFGDYAVEVPSQGDRFAPFAPVDPDAPALAVGGAELTAAQLVARAREDAAALGLTTGSRLLTGRTYDTWEGLSAGLFAPLAAGASVVLCRHLGQLDEGGLAKRIESERVTNSTV
- a CDS encoding DNA-3-methyladenine glycosylase family protein; this encodes MAGRFAPRSAPRAGVPHQAAAPATDALTRDWTPPGPLDLRLVLGPLRRGPADPTYRMTRDGTVWRAGRTPAGPGTLRLTARGGRIEAAAWGPGAPWLLDQLPTLLGATDDPDAFRPRHRLIALTRHSRPGLRLLRTGLVMESLIPSILEQKVTTDEAYRAWRHLVRTHGTPAPGPADDAAFTALGLHVMPDPRTWSLIPSWEWHRAGVDAKRSATILRAVRVARGLEEAAAMELPEAMARLELIPGIGPWTSAETLQRSNGAADAVTVGDLHLPGIVGHALAGNRGADDEEMLALLTPYEGQRHRATRLILLSGSTPPRRAPRMTRGDIARL